The following coding sequences lie in one Yersinia massiliensis genomic window:
- the traJ gene encoding plasmid transfer ATPase TraJ, translating into MPALDDLVALDDFDFSGGLDANKLRSFFVHCYRHKVSDIHLQSGSPIIVDHYGRKVVTNKFNIDSSQLVRLVDEIYTPDIKSLVQGGCGADRALQLEGDNTGRFGLERGERVRYRTNFIQATIGSLNTAMAITLRIIPSAIPPLDTMGLEDDLRRSLLPMDGLGLTCGPTGSGKSTLLASTYQHYGETHPDGKVTTYEDPVEYLLGGPQWVLKPQQSEIGRDVPSFADGLRLSLRQAPTLIGVGEIRDLDTLEAAIACAHSGHLALSTLHAFSPGHAFSRCIRMASSDTREQVAFDLLDALRFVIVQRLLPTTDGKRIAVREYVLFDDDWRGKLSQQHYSRWPDLINASLRESSTRIADQTWELFMNGRVAEHVAEQVMGWREFNEKRKKT; encoded by the coding sequence ATGCCTGCACTTGATGATTTAGTGGCACTAGATGATTTTGATTTTTCAGGCGGACTCGACGCAAACAAACTCCGAAGTTTTTTTGTTCACTGTTATCGCCATAAAGTCTCTGATATCCATCTACAGAGTGGAAGCCCAATCATTGTTGATCACTACGGCCGCAAGGTTGTAACCAACAAGTTCAATATTGATAGTTCCCAATTGGTGCGCCTCGTCGATGAGATATACACCCCTGATATTAAATCACTGGTCCAAGGGGGCTGTGGTGCTGACCGGGCTTTACAGCTGGAAGGTGATAATACTGGCCGTTTCGGACTCGAACGTGGTGAACGGGTGCGTTATCGCACTAACTTCATTCAGGCCACTATTGGTTCGCTTAATACAGCAATGGCCATCACGTTACGTATTATTCCATCAGCTATCCCGCCCTTAGACACAATGGGCCTGGAAGATGATCTCCGTCGCAGTTTATTACCTATGGATGGTCTGGGTTTAACGTGTGGTCCAACCGGCTCAGGGAAATCCACATTATTAGCCTCAACTTACCAGCATTACGGAGAAACACATCCCGACGGAAAGGTCACCACCTATGAAGATCCGGTCGAATATCTGCTAGGGGGTCCTCAATGGGTGCTCAAGCCTCAACAATCCGAAATTGGGAGAGATGTTCCGAGTTTTGCTGATGGCCTTCGTCTCTCGTTACGTCAGGCACCGACTTTAATTGGTGTTGGTGAGATACGTGATCTTGATACGTTAGAAGCCGCCATCGCCTGTGCTCACTCTGGCCATCTGGCCCTCAGTACATTGCATGCTTTCTCTCCGGGCCATGCTTTTTCTCGTTGTATCCGAATGGCGTCCAGTGACACCCGTGAACAAGTTGCCTTTGATCTACTTGATGCTTTGCGGTTTGTCATCGTGCAACGCCTCCTGCCAACGACTGATGGTAAACGTATCGCTGTTAGAGAATACGTCCTATTTGACGATGATTGGCGCGGCAAATTATCTCAACAACATTATTCTCGCTGGCCTGATCTGATTAACGCGTCACTTCGTGAGAGTTCGACGCGCATTGCAGATCAAACCTGGGAACTTTTTATGAACGGGCGAGTTGCTGAACATGTAGCGGAACAAGTGATGGGATGGCGCGAATTTAACGAAAAACGGAAAAAAACATAA
- a CDS encoding type IV secretory system conjugative DNA transfer family protein: MIRKALALCLALVTVPVIGATIDTPPPPDINAYLSPKATDKHGLNDTLWQLLNDAGQTVGFRGGKAQRAWELQQALSIQNDDLNRLYTFAPLISRQGWLPPVIVAAESLANITDNQIRTANKTYTILVKERFVSNPPSWRQYLLAGLAVNTDIPTEIAPKNGAEEKVWRAAIEKGWQEGRESADRTLESNFNRLTRDYAGMVRYSTLVQQGMITLPVVSEQLQSVTGSQDKLMLGDKVRDLKQRAGFELDKKRWKPIITTQQ, from the coding sequence ATGATACGAAAAGCCTTGGCCCTCTGTCTGGCACTGGTCACCGTGCCAGTTATCGGGGCAACCATCGATACACCTCCACCACCGGATATCAATGCCTACCTATCGCCAAAGGCCACTGATAAACACGGTCTGAACGACACATTATGGCAACTTCTTAATGATGCGGGGCAAACCGTTGGTTTTCGGGGAGGAAAAGCACAGCGAGCCTGGGAACTGCAACAAGCGCTGAGTATTCAGAATGATGACTTAAATAGACTCTATACCTTTGCTCCGCTGATCAGTCGCCAGGGGTGGTTACCTCCCGTTATTGTCGCGGCTGAATCTCTCGCAAACATTACAGATAACCAGATACGAACCGCCAACAAAACCTACACCATTCTGGTGAAAGAGCGATTTGTCAGTAATCCGCCCTCTTGGCGGCAGTACTTATTGGCCGGGCTGGCAGTGAATACCGATATCCCTACAGAAATCGCCCCGAAAAATGGCGCCGAAGAGAAAGTCTGGCGTGCCGCGATAGAAAAGGGTTGGCAAGAAGGACGTGAAAGTGCCGACCGAACGTTGGAAAGCAACTTCAATCGATTAACTCGGGATTATGCCGGCATGGTGCGTTATTCCACTCTGGTACAGCAAGGCATGATCACCTTACCTGTGGTCAGTGAACAGCTGCAGTCCGTTACTGGCTCCCAAGACAAACTGATGTTGGGTGACAAAGTACGCGACCTGAAACAACGCGCTGGCTTTGAGTTGGATAAGAAACGTTGGAAACCCATCATTACAACGCAACAGTAA
- a CDS encoding DUF6750 family protein — protein MNARQILKDFPLFISVKAALLAETLRRQYVRIVAGLLAGFLTPLAHADGDLVDMIKAPLDGIYSLKEPIVKASMTLGLILIAVAIGMMASKKNNPQIKGWHILILFAAGGCLIALDQIANRSQKQMGLNPVSVG, from the coding sequence ATGAACGCTCGTCAAATCTTGAAAGACTTTCCACTTTTCATCTCAGTTAAAGCAGCCTTACTGGCAGAAACACTCCGCCGGCAATATGTTCGCATCGTTGCAGGTTTACTGGCAGGGTTCCTGACCCCTCTCGCCCATGCCGATGGAGATCTTGTCGATATGATTAAAGCCCCTTTGGACGGCATTTATTCATTAAAAGAGCCTATCGTGAAAGCGTCAATGACCCTCGGCCTCATTTTAATAGCTGTTGCCATCGGCATGATGGCTTCCAAGAAAAATAACCCACAAATCAAGGGTTGGCACATCTTGATATTATTTGCAGCGGGAGGCTGTCTTATTGCGCTTGATCAGATTGCTAATCGTAGCCAGAAGCAGATGGGGCTGAACCCAGTATCTGTCGGTTAA
- the traQ gene encoding conjugal transfer protein TraQ, translating into MDLVQMLANAVNNVTAVGIQLIIAMGAVGGLIMLVLHFGNIASRARRGQVQDGPGKIMLIILICGCVIALHQVMNATSRQMALGDVTFGAIAYVSEGKYGPAAVAINAGLTLLQWIGVIYAYQGLLRLRRSTKDGHTGFSAGDDVASGAKRIIIGTLLAVNPRVLDALQNTINFHW; encoded by the coding sequence ATGGACTTGGTCCAAATGCTGGCCAACGCCGTCAACAACGTTACGGCGGTTGGAATTCAGCTGATCATCGCGATGGGGGCAGTAGGTGGCTTAATCATGCTGGTCTTGCACTTTGGCAATATCGCCAGTCGTGCACGCAGAGGACAGGTACAAGACGGCCCTGGAAAAATCATGCTGATCATTCTGATATGCGGCTGCGTTATTGCACTGCATCAGGTGATGAATGCAACCTCACGACAAATGGCTTTGGGTGACGTCACTTTTGGTGCAATAGCCTATGTTTCCGAAGGCAAATACGGCCCTGCTGCGGTCGCTATTAATGCCGGTCTTACACTTCTGCAGTGGATCGGTGTCATTTATGCGTATCAGGGCTTATTACGTCTGAGACGCTCTACAAAAGACGGTCATACCGGTTTTAGCGCCGGTGATGATGTCGCAAGCGGCGCTAAGCGAATAATTATTGGCACCCTGCTCGCAGTCAATCCACGGGTACTCGATGCCCTACAAAACACAATCAATTTTCATTGGTAA
- a CDS encoding DotD/TraH family lipoprotein (Members of this family include DotD of type IVB secretion systems and TraH of plasmid conjugative plasmid systems, both lipoproteins.), with protein sequence MKPSYLATLGLFLLSGCQAPQAKHPIPTPQPISIHTDQMSPSLQDLALNGALNQKVHFVPGSIRANSQRLSVTWDGDAIELLAELARQRGLSFAYTGVRLPLPVTIHVQDVTFETLLRIIRTQTDWRAQLDQQSRELRVYFMLPLKQGALA encoded by the coding sequence ATGAAACCATCGTATCTGGCCACGCTTGGCCTTTTCCTGCTATCCGGTTGTCAGGCACCACAGGCAAAACATCCGATACCTACTCCACAACCGATATCTATTCATACAGATCAAATGAGCCCCTCGTTACAGGATCTCGCCTTGAACGGAGCGCTAAATCAGAAAGTACATTTCGTACCTGGCAGCATTCGGGCAAACAGCCAACGACTTTCAGTGACATGGGATGGCGATGCTATTGAACTCCTGGCTGAATTAGCACGACAACGCGGCTTATCATTCGCTTATACCGGTGTCAGATTGCCACTTCCTGTCACTATTCATGTTCAAGACGTTACCTTTGAAACCCTGCTTCGAATTATCCGTACTCAAACCGACTGGCGAGCTCAGCTAGATCAGCAGTCCAGAGAGCTTCGCGTCTACTTTATGTTGCCCCTAAAACAAGGAGCTTTAGCATGA
- a CDS encoding DotI/IcmL/TraM family protein gives MKKNLPAPSDGGSADPYASARAQHIESQLNVSFTRKSLMVNIWQSASLFLCLLIIAVLGYAVLNPPVKYFATQDGRVIPLTPTDQPAYSDADVTDFGNRVIREAFTLDFVNYRTQMNNLLPRFSDEGFRSYYAALTTSNVLASIKDKKMNMSVMTSPGVVVSKGTLENGVYAWKIQYPVKFKLTGQTTSLPEQSFVLSLLIQRTDPRLKNTGLEVSQLITYEAQ, from the coding sequence ATGAAAAAAAATCTACCCGCTCCCTCTGATGGGGGGAGTGCTGACCCGTATGCGTCTGCAAGAGCACAGCACATTGAAAGCCAGCTCAATGTCAGTTTCACCCGAAAATCTCTCATGGTGAACATATGGCAAAGTGCTTCTCTTTTTCTTTGTCTGTTGATTATCGCTGTTCTGGGATATGCCGTTTTAAACCCGCCAGTAAAATATTTTGCAACGCAAGATGGTCGTGTTATCCCGCTGACCCCAACAGATCAGCCAGCTTACAGTGATGCGGATGTTACCGATTTTGGCAACCGTGTTATTCGTGAGGCGTTCACTCTCGACTTCGTGAATTACCGCACACAAATGAATAACTTACTTCCCCGATTCTCAGATGAAGGCTTTCGCAGCTATTACGCTGCGCTGACCACATCCAACGTACTTGCCTCCATCAAAGACAAAAAAATGAACATGTCGGTGATGACGTCTCCAGGCGTAGTCGTTAGCAAGGGAACGTTAGAAAACGGGGTATATGCCTGGAAAATTCAATATCCCGTCAAATTCAAATTGACCGGTCAGACAACTTCACTGCCTGAACAAAGTTTTGTGTTGTCACTGCTTATTCAGCGTACCGACCCACGATTGAAGAATACCGGTCTGGAAGTATCTCAGCTCATTACCTATGAGGCTCAATAA
- the icmT gene encoding IcmT/TraK family protein — translation MNNDYCNWLDAGRAVTIFGIPVLVYLVFIVWVFWPSMLMFLFCVGLLVFYKLLAFFDYTLTVVFQRLLHRLRGNIITGRPWWYRKFFE, via the coding sequence ATGAACAACGATTATTGCAACTGGTTAGATGCGGGTCGCGCCGTCACGATCTTTGGCATTCCAGTGCTGGTTTATCTGGTGTTTATCGTGTGGGTATTTTGGCCAAGTATGCTGATGTTCCTCTTCTGTGTCGGATTGTTGGTGTTTTACAAACTACTGGCTTTCTTTGATTACACCCTCACGGTGGTATTCCAGCGTTTATTGCACCGGTTGCGCGGCAACATCATTACTGGTCGTCCCTGGTGGTATCGAAAATTCTTTGAATAG
- a CDS encoding DotH/IcmK family type IV secretion protein, translated as MKIQYASLLLLTLVNSVSAAITTDVAAAPNAWQPAQTLSAAPTTSTPQNVAAQVAPTVGPAPTAPLPQGGATPLPSPALTYAQGQMAPLSPDDVTGLRGTFDQLQRSEGRAPVTAVPRISSLTVNLSPGASLPMLRALPNFPATVSFTDETGAPWNIDAPPINGNEAGFSINYIPNSPVMSVQARRAYDSGSVTVYLKGLPVPVVIALSSGEPDNPGQAQITDSSLNLRIPMRGPAAKAQPIAREKISLDNPTLQSFLDGVPPKEAKRLKTSGNVPMTSVWQLGDDLYIRSRSDIRDAFVETSAAADGTRVWKLPVTPEVVFSVQSRNTTLNINLE; from the coding sequence ATGAAAATCCAGTATGCCAGTCTGCTCCTGTTAACGTTGGTTAACAGTGTTAGCGCTGCAATCACCACTGACGTCGCTGCAGCCCCCAATGCCTGGCAACCAGCACAAACGCTAAGTGCAGCACCGACAACCAGTACACCACAAAATGTTGCCGCTCAGGTGGCACCAACAGTAGGGCCTGCGCCTACAGCCCCACTTCCTCAAGGCGGAGCAACCCCTCTGCCCTCACCCGCGCTAACTTATGCTCAGGGTCAGATGGCTCCATTATCGCCTGATGATGTGACTGGCTTACGGGGGACATTTGACCAACTGCAACGTAGTGAGGGGCGAGCGCCCGTCACTGCGGTTCCCCGGATTAGTTCTCTGACGGTCAACCTGTCACCTGGTGCCTCACTACCCATGCTGCGGGCACTTCCAAACTTTCCTGCGACCGTATCTTTCACTGATGAAACAGGCGCGCCCTGGAATATTGACGCGCCGCCAATCAACGGTAACGAAGCCGGGTTTTCCATCAATTACATTCCAAACAGTCCGGTAATGTCAGTTCAGGCCAGACGGGCCTATGACTCTGGGAGCGTGACGGTATATCTGAAAGGTTTACCGGTGCCTGTAGTGATCGCCTTATCCAGTGGCGAACCAGATAACCCCGGACAAGCACAAATTACAGATAGCAGTCTGAACCTTCGTATTCCTATGCGGGGCCCAGCCGCTAAAGCCCAACCTATTGCGCGAGAAAAAATCAGTTTGGACAATCCAACATTGCAATCCTTTTTGGATGGTGTCCCTCCCAAAGAAGCTAAGCGTCTAAAAACCAGTGGCAACGTCCCGATGACATCTGTTTGGCAATTAGGCGATGACTTATATATCCGCTCACGCAGCGATATACGGGATGCGTTTGTAGAAACCTCGGCAGCAGCAGATGGAACTCGAGTTTGGAAATTGCCCGTCACCCCCGAAGTGGTTTTTTCCGTTCAGAGCCGAAATACCACACTGAACATCAACCTGGAGTAA
- the traO gene encoding conjugal transfer protein TraO, giving the protein MAIEQDAANDGKKSLILGIAVVTIVGAGAYLGWGWLHRAEPTPSNYKLNSVANNAAHNSIETAQYRKLQSEANNIGGKTADSGGNSFVASLRMSDVKPVAPTPALQPVSLNTTTVTSSQGDTTNSGIAENEKAALNSYMKLLNERWKPGGIQLASSFGHSQQGNGQSGSTSENAFSAWSNGLPGNAPVTVSSQTTANNVVQDLMVVPPNTLRPGVIDTAIDSDNLNSIVKAHIPAGFLAGASFTARGIQLAGNGVVIHLTSMTLNGIEYQVDAYALQDDTLQSSVASDVNNRYISRIILPAVATGIGGLGELYKQQNTQILSTNAGTISGGTGSVKGSAVAGTIVGGIGSQAGQVMASDAAKLPVQQVRVFKNQVVAIQFMKGVYESDRLNKNATAIPQAGAR; this is encoded by the coding sequence ATGGCCATTGAACAAGATGCTGCAAATGACGGAAAAAAATCACTGATACTGGGCATTGCTGTTGTCACTATTGTTGGCGCAGGAGCTTACCTCGGGTGGGGATGGTTACACAGAGCAGAGCCAACACCGTCAAATTATAAATTGAACAGCGTGGCCAACAATGCCGCGCATAACAGTATTGAAACAGCGCAGTACCGGAAGTTGCAAAGTGAAGCTAATAACATCGGTGGAAAAACGGCAGACAGCGGGGGAAACAGCTTTGTGGCGTCCTTACGCATGAGTGATGTCAAACCTGTAGCCCCAACACCGGCTCTACAACCTGTAAGCCTAAATACTACAACCGTAACCTCCTCTCAAGGGGACACAACCAACTCAGGTATAGCTGAGAACGAAAAAGCCGCTCTCAATAGTTACATGAAACTACTCAACGAGCGCTGGAAGCCTGGTGGCATACAATTGGCTAGTTCTTTTGGTCACAGCCAACAAGGCAATGGGCAATCAGGCAGTACATCAGAGAATGCTTTTAGCGCATGGAGTAATGGGCTCCCAGGCAATGCGCCGGTGACTGTATCGAGCCAAACAACAGCCAATAACGTGGTTCAAGACCTCATGGTTGTGCCACCGAATACACTTAGGCCGGGTGTAATAGACACTGCAATCGACTCTGACAACCTCAATTCAATCGTTAAGGCTCATATTCCTGCAGGCTTTTTAGCGGGAGCCAGCTTCACCGCTCGGGGTATACAACTGGCGGGTAACGGAGTGGTCATCCATCTCACTAGCATGACACTCAACGGTATTGAATATCAGGTCGATGCCTATGCGTTACAAGACGATACGTTGCAATCCTCCGTCGCCAGTGACGTCAACAACCGTTATATATCCCGAATTATATTGCCCGCCGTTGCCACTGGTATTGGTGGATTGGGTGAATTGTATAAACAACAAAACACGCAAATCCTATCGACCAACGCTGGCACGATCAGCGGCGGGACTGGCTCGGTTAAAGGCTCAGCTGTAGCAGGTACCATCGTCGGTGGCATTGGCTCTCAAGCTGGCCAAGTGATGGCGAGTGATGCCGCCAAACTTCCCGTCCAACAGGTTCGCGTTTTCAAAAACCAAGTTGTGGCCATCCAATTTATGAAAGGTGTGTATGAGAGCGACCGTCTCAACAAAAACGCGACCGCCATACCCCAAGCAGGAGCACGCTAA
- a CDS encoding LPD7 domain-containing protein, producing MKATESTYLVIPFEQLKEAKRQAGKLDNGENALEFDPDRKMWFAKEGAELDKLTRWRIDNTLATETNNDSAQEFGDFIRSLGGNLQGDPEMDGLTHRISMNDDKQGKKSGVYVGHLDGFANGWFADHRDGHRNTWSSNSDRPDPIVLAHRKAMAAQEQLRRDARIRQEQDKKSVEVTKLYERLSQASQDHPYLKKKGVKVAKGMLIDDRNQLVIPLLNVAGDIRTLQTIAPDGSKRLSKGGQKEGNFFIVGGTLKNGQPIVFAEGYATAASGAMALKYPVVMTVDSGNLVKVAKALHERYPDSPTLFLADDDPPKPKRPGNPGKEKATEAAELTGGIVILPAFTAAEREKGLTDFNDFHQSRGLSALAEQLAPVFAPLHRPSPLEPTTMENTQTEPTPEIDIPSVQDLPVNEYADYGHIADSVFDQEVQDFTPYAINDPIPPVTAEQTVIQEAPLATEQIVIPETPAAVKNEAEEAKQENIAPIANPTIPTVTALKEKPIELVSFAGRLAPQPATSTPNEQQAQSEANLTAQTEDAICIEMPAGQARQVAPLDLDALMQQITHEMALDGRSVKYLFSGEPAFVDHGDRITMANAAASQSDAMILTALLVSREQYRGRIELTGSDQFKHRAIMLIAEYNLDVKMKNPQQQLMLDEARKQLADEPTPGAEATPVGPQTASIMTEGQTTEPATATTTTTATSSPLANELPPELRPTVLPPEIPRNASRKESEAGLTGALLGHGPAPYNFDSSENLSYYVHLRTAHGERYVWGKELAQVMPDSGLSKNDVVTLTWLGSKEVTVQAKVRDANNKIVVDKNGVEQTEEIISHRNQWAIKPAVDPQLLVSHEQQTTPPASLTAYDMAHFFALQQQVVELAAKAGVSLPPLPAQANDLVWFKPNGQGTTAPATRPATTPLPAQTQDAGTVLMKTMTAENQLKLLLVKGLGDYVQGVVQYEGEYHPVLGKLCINDKGTRYVALNAVTADGVKSIGHGNAINHAEGANNAFVFRLQGEKDKLYATLVEPAKCPPALHKQLGFTHDYIPPSQAPQSRDNHTVENRINPAPQAPRPGL from the coding sequence ATGAAAGCGACTGAATCTACCTACCTCGTTATTCCATTCGAACAGTTGAAAGAAGCCAAACGGCAGGCAGGTAAGCTGGACAATGGTGAGAATGCGCTGGAGTTCGACCCTGATCGCAAAATGTGGTTTGCCAAAGAGGGCGCTGAACTCGACAAACTCACTCGCTGGCGCATCGATAATACGCTGGCCACCGAAACCAATAACGATTCCGCCCAAGAGTTTGGCGACTTTATCCGTTCACTCGGCGGAAATCTTCAAGGCGACCCAGAGATGGATGGTCTAACTCATCGGATATCGATGAATGATGACAAGCAAGGTAAAAAATCTGGCGTTTATGTTGGTCATTTGGATGGCTTTGCCAATGGTTGGTTTGCTGATCATCGTGATGGCCATAGAAATACCTGGTCATCGAACTCAGACAGGCCTGACCCCATAGTGTTAGCACACCGCAAGGCAATGGCTGCACAAGAGCAACTACGGCGCGATGCCAGAATACGCCAAGAACAAGATAAGAAATCAGTCGAAGTCACCAAGTTATACGAGCGGTTGAGCCAAGCCAGCCAAGACCACCCCTACTTAAAGAAAAAGGGCGTGAAGGTAGCCAAAGGAATGCTCATTGATGATCGTAATCAATTGGTCATTCCATTATTGAATGTCGCCGGTGATATACGAACACTACAAACCATTGCACCCGATGGCAGTAAACGTTTAAGCAAGGGTGGGCAAAAGGAAGGTAATTTCTTCATTGTTGGTGGCACCCTTAAAAATGGTCAGCCCATTGTTTTTGCCGAGGGCTATGCCACCGCCGCCAGTGGCGCTATGGCTCTAAAGTACCCGGTGGTGATGACCGTTGATTCCGGCAATTTGGTCAAGGTGGCCAAAGCACTGCACGAGCGTTACCCCGACAGTCCTACCTTGTTCTTAGCGGATGATGATCCACCTAAGCCCAAACGCCCTGGCAATCCGGGGAAAGAAAAAGCCACAGAAGCCGCTGAGCTTACTGGCGGCATTGTTATATTACCGGCCTTTACTGCAGCTGAGCGCGAGAAGGGATTGACGGACTTCAATGACTTTCACCAGTCACGCGGTTTGTCGGCACTCGCAGAACAATTGGCCCCTGTTTTTGCTCCGTTACATCGTCCATCACCTCTGGAACCCACGACAATGGAAAATACACAGACTGAGCCCACACCCGAAATTGATATACCCTCCGTACAAGACCTACCCGTTAATGAATATGCTGACTATGGTCATATTGCTGATAGCGTCTTCGACCAAGAGGTCCAAGATTTCACACCATATGCTATCAATGACCCCATACCCCCTGTCACTGCAGAGCAGACCGTTATTCAGGAAGCACCTTTAGCTACGGAGCAAATCGTTATTCCAGAAACACCTGCGGCAGTTAAAAATGAGGCTGAAGAAGCAAAACAGGAAAATATTGCACCAATTGCTAACCCAACGATACCCACAGTTACGGCGCTCAAAGAAAAACCCATTGAGTTAGTTTCTTTCGCTGGCCGGCTGGCACCTCAACCTGCAACATCGACCCCTAATGAGCAACAAGCCCAGTCAGAGGCTAACCTGACAGCACAAACGGAAGACGCTATCTGTATCGAGATGCCTGCGGGCCAAGCTCGCCAAGTGGCTCCACTCGATCTAGATGCATTGATGCAACAAATTACCCATGAAATGGCCCTCGATGGACGGTCAGTAAAATATCTCTTTTCTGGTGAACCCGCCTTTGTCGACCACGGCGACCGCATCACAATGGCGAACGCGGCAGCAAGCCAAAGTGATGCCATGATATTGACGGCCTTACTTGTTTCACGCGAACAATATCGGGGGCGCATTGAGCTTACGGGGAGCGATCAGTTCAAGCATCGCGCCATTATGCTAATTGCTGAATACAACCTCGATGTCAAAATGAAAAACCCGCAGCAGCAACTGATGTTAGATGAGGCCCGTAAGCAGTTGGCAGACGAACCAACCCCAGGAGCGGAGGCAACACCCGTTGGCCCACAGACAGCATCTATTATGACTGAGGGGCAAACAACAGAACCTGCCACAGCAACAACAACAACAACAGCAACATCATCACCATTGGCGAACGAATTACCTCCAGAATTACGGCCTACAGTGCTTCCCCCAGAAATACCGCGAAATGCCAGTCGTAAGGAAAGCGAAGCAGGTCTGACAGGCGCTTTATTGGGGCATGGTCCCGCACCGTACAATTTTGATTCGTCTGAGAATCTTAGCTATTACGTACATTTACGTACCGCGCATGGAGAACGTTACGTTTGGGGGAAAGAGTTGGCACAGGTCATGCCAGACAGTGGCCTCAGTAAAAACGATGTGGTGACGCTAACCTGGCTCGGCAGTAAAGAGGTCACGGTCCAGGCTAAAGTACGTGACGCGAACAATAAGATCGTGGTCGATAAAAACGGAGTTGAACAGACGGAGGAAATCATTTCCCACCGTAATCAATGGGCTATAAAGCCGGCAGTCGACCCTCAGTTGCTTGTCAGCCATGAACAGCAGACTACACCGCCAGCATCACTGACAGCTTATGACATGGCCCATTTTTTTGCGTTACAACAGCAGGTTGTTGAACTGGCGGCAAAAGCTGGGGTATCACTGCCTCCATTGCCTGCACAGGCCAATGACCTTGTGTGGTTTAAGCCTAACGGCCAAGGTACAACAGCCCCTGCCACTCGACCGGCGACCACCCCACTGCCTGCACAGACCCAAGATGCAGGTACTGTACTCATGAAAACGATGACAGCCGAAAACCAACTTAAGTTATTACTGGTAAAAGGCTTAGGCGATTATGTGCAAGGCGTCGTGCAATACGAAGGTGAGTACCATCCGGTGCTCGGTAAACTTTGTATCAATGACAAAGGGACACGTTATGTAGCCTTAAATGCGGTTACGGCTGACGGCGTCAAATCCATAGGCCACGGTAATGCCATCAATCACGCCGAAGGAGCCAATAACGCTTTCGTGTTCCGTCTCCAGGGGGAAAAAGACAAACTTTATGCGACGCTGGTTGAACCCGCAAAGTGCCCCCCGGCACTGCATAAGCAACTTGGGTTTACGCACGACTATATTCCACCGTCGCAAGCCCCGCAGAGCCGGGACAATCACACCGTGGAAAACCGAATCAATCCGGCACCTCAGGCACCGCGTCCAGGCTTATAA